The following nucleotide sequence is from Methanomassiliicoccales archaeon.
TTTGGACTTCTTCGACGTACTCCGTATAGTGCTTTCCTCGGAGGAACCCTGGCCCTTGCATACTTTCCCCTCGCGCGTAATTGCCGTAGTCCCTGAAAGTTCGCACTGAATATATCCTGAAACCTTGACGGTAGGCTACCTTCCGGACTAAAAAGGACTGTAATGGCACTTTTTAACCTACGCAAGAAAACGAGTTTTGGAGACACAGGGACACTGCTGAATCTGAGGACAGACTTCACTCGACCATGATATACAATACTGCTTGAACAGCCTTAATTATGCCTTAATCTAGTTTTTCGATGTGGCACAGATTTCGTGTACACAATCCTGCGAAAATCCTCTTCAAGTTTTCGTCCCTTCAAATATCGACAACTACTTGTCTTCCCGGCTTTGCGAAGCCAGCCCTCCTGAACTAACCGTAATGCCTTTTTCCATGCTGTAGAACGACTACAGCCCCATAGTTTGCGCAAATCAGCATTTTTAAGCCCGTGCCGAGATTGAGAAAGGGCTGGCAAAATTGCGAGCAATTCGGAAGGAGGTGATGGAGTTGCTTCAACTCTTACCTGGCCGCTATCTAAGTCAACAATGACGAAAAAATTCTGATTTCCGCCGGTATCTACACAAGAAACCTGCTCTATAGCACCTTTAGTCGCTTTTGAAAGCGCTTTGATATCGGCAGGTATGCGAGTCGTTGTGCCCACCAGATAAACAATTTTAGAGTAAAAGACCCCACGGAGGGCTGCGTCATAATGAAACTCCCGATCTTGCGTAAGCACCCATGCTCCGATTCCTTTGGCTGTGACAGAGATCACGTCATCAGGGGCATTTT
It contains:
- a CDS encoding DUF5615 family PIN-like protein, with protein sequence MTKSEKGLPQAGTQLPLPFPKHFVIDASVSRPSEWKEMFTENGDQVTTITELGLPQNAPDDVISVTAKGIGAWVLTQDREFHYDAALRGVFYSKIVYLVGTTTRIPADIKALSKATKGAIEQVSCVDTGGNQNFFVIVDLDSGQVRVEATPSPPSELLAILPALSQSRHGLKNADLRKLWGCSRSTAWKKALRLVQEGWLRKAGKTSSCRYLKGRKLEEDFRRIVYTKSVPHRKTRLRHN